One stretch of Columba livia isolate bColLiv1 breed racing homer chromosome 29, bColLiv1.pat.W.v2, whole genome shotgun sequence DNA includes these proteins:
- the SMARCC2 gene encoding LOW QUALITY PROTEIN: SWI/SNF complex subunit SMARCC2 (The sequence of the model RefSeq protein was modified relative to this genomic sequence to represent the inferred CDS: inserted 6 bases in 6 codons; deleted 2 bases in 2 codons; substituted 1 base at 1 genomic stop codon) produces the protein MAVRKKDGGPNVKYYEASDTVSQFDNVRLWLGKNYKKYIQAEPPTNKSLSSLVVQLLQFQEEVFGKHVSNAPLTKLPIKCFLDFKAGGALCHILAAAYKSRATKRWGRFDFQNPSRMDRNVEMFMTIREISAQNNCLARPNIFLHPEIEPKLLGKLKDIVKRHQGTVTEDKSNASHVVCPVPTNLEEEEWVRPVMKRDKQVLLHWGYYPDSYDTWIPASEIEASVEDAPTPEKPRKVHAKWILDTDTFNEWMNEEDYEVTDEKSPVARRKKISAKTLTDEVNSPDSDRRDKKGGNYKKRKRSPSPSPTPEAKKXNAKKGPSTPYNKSKRGHREEEQEDLTKDMDEPSPVPNVEEVTLPKTVNTKKDSESAPVKGGTMTDLDEQEDENMETAGKDEEENGAGSKGEQAKNPDLHEDNVTEQTHHIIIPSYAAWFDYNSVHAIERRALPEFFNGKNKSKTPEIYLAYRNFMIDTYRLNPQEYLTSTACRRNLAGDVCAIMRVHAFLEQWGLINYQVDAESRPTPMGPPPTSHXHVLADTPSGLVPLQPKTPQGRQSDGDAKTGRKSKEXDELVSEPVKGKPELQTSASQQMLNXPDKSKEKPADMQNFGLRTDMYTKKNVPSKSKAAASATREWTEQETLLLLRGLHGAAVTPRTPANPPVPSPQALEMYKDDWNKVSEHVGSRTQDECILHFLRLPXEDPYLEDSEASLGPLAFQPIPFSQSGNPVMSTVAFLASVVDPRVASAAAKSALEEFSKMKEEVPTALVEXHVRKVEEAAKVTGKADPAFGLESSGIAGTTSDEPERIEESGSEEARAEAQPAEEKKERRXGLSGEGTPGGPLGPGLEPADPPQEPRDGVTEDEAKEKPGEAPKKEEEKGKEPEGEKEPDKGDGDGVGELEKEKEAKEAADEAPKEPPEPEAERKAKVERDIGEGNLSTAAAAALAAAAVKAKHLAAVEERKIKSLVALLVETQMKKLEIKLRHFEELETIMDRERER, from the exons ATCAAATGCTTCTTGGATTTCAAGGCGGGGGGAGCCCTGTGCCACATCCTGGCGGCCGCCTATAAGTCAAGAGCGACCAAGAGATGG GGGCGTTTCGATTTCCAGAATCCCTCGCGGATGGACCGCAACGTGGAGATGTTCATGACCATCCGAGAAATCTCTG CCCAGAACAACTGCCTGGCGCGCCCCAACATCTTCCTGCACCCGGAGATCGAGCCCAAGCTGCTGGGCAAGCTCAAGGACATTGTCAAGAGGCACCAG GGCACGGTGACCGAGGACAAGAGCAACGCGTCCCACGTCGTCTGCCCCGTCCCCACCAACCTGGAGGAAG AGGAGTGGGTCCGGCCGGTCATGAAGCGCGACAAGCAGGTCCTGCTGCACTGG GGCTACTACCCCGATAG CTACGACACCTGGATCCCTGCCAGCGAGATCGAGGCCTCGGTGGAGGACGCCCCGACACCGGAGAAGCCGCGGAAG GTCCACGCCAAGTGGATCCTGGACACGGACACGTTCAACGAGTGGATGAACGAGGAGGATTACGAGGTGACGGACGAGAAGAGCCCGGTCGCCCGCAGGAAGAAAATCTCGGCCAAGACGCTGACGGACGAG GTCAACAGCCCCGATTCGGACCGACGGGACAAGAAGGGCGGCAACTACAAGAAGCGCAAGCGCTCGCCCTCCCCATCGCCCACCCCCGAGGCCAAGA AGAACGCCAAGAAGGG ACCATCCACCCCCTACAATAAATCAAAGCGCGGGCACCgcgaggaggagcaggaggaccTGACCAAGGACATGGACGAGCCCTCGCCCGTCCCCAATGTGGAGGAGGTCACGCTGCCCAAAACAG TGAACACCAAGAAGGACTCGGAGTCGGCGCCGGTCAAGGGGGGCACCATGACGGACCTGG ACGAGCAGGAGGATGAGAACATGGAGACGGCCGGCAAG GACGAGGAGGAGAACGGCGCGGGGAGCAAGGGGGAGCAGGCGAAGAACCCCGACCTGCACGAGGACAACGTGACGGAGCAGACGCACCACATCATCATCCCCAGCTACGCCGCCTGGTTCGACTACAACAG CGTCCACGCCATCGAGCGCCGCGCCCTACCCGAGTTCTTCAACGGCAAGAATAAATCCAAGACGCCTGAGAT ATACTTGGCTTACCGCAACTTCATGATCGACACGTACCGGCTGAACCCCCAGGAGTACCTGACCTCCACCGCCTGCCGCCGCAACCTGGCCGGGGACGTCTGTGCCATCATGCG CGTCCACGCTTTCCTGGAGCAATGGGGTCTCATCAACTACCAGGTGGACGCTGAGAGCCGTCCCACCCCCATGGGCCCCCCACCCACCTCCC TTCACGTCCTGGCCGATACGCCCTCGGGGCTGGTACCGCTGCAACCCAAGACCCCCCAG GGCCGGCAGAGCGACGGGGACGCCAAGACGGGCCGCAAGAGCAAAG CTGACGAGCTGGTCAGCGAGCCGGTGAAGGGGAAGCCGGAGCTG CAGACGTCGGCCTCGCAGCAGATGCTCA TTCCCGACAAGAGCAAGGAGAAACCCGCCGACATGCAGAACTTCGGCCTCCGCACCGACATGTACACCAAGAAAAACGTCCCCTCCAAG aGCAAAGCGGCCGCCAGCGCCACGCGGGAGTGGACGGAGCAGGAgacgctgctgctgctgag GGGGCTCCACGGGGCCGCGGTGACACCGCGCACCCCCGCCAACCCCCCCGTTCCCTCCCCCCAGGCTCTGGAGATGTACAAGGACGACTGGAACAAGGTGTCGGAGCACGTGGGCAGCCGCACGCAGGACGAGTGCATCCTGCACTTCCTGCGCCTGC TCGAGGACCCGTACCTGGAGGACTCGGAGGCCTCGCTGGGCCCGCTGGCCTTCCAGCCCATCCCCTTCAGCCAGTCGGGCAACCCCGTCATGAGCACCGTGGCCTTCCTGGCCTCCGTCGTGGACCCGCGCGTGGCCTCGGCCGCCGCCAAGTCCGCCCTGG AGGAGTTCTCCAAGATGAAGGAGGAGGTGCCCACGGCGCTGGTGG CTCACGTCCGCAAAGTGGAGGAGGCGGCCAAGGTCACGGGCAAGGCCGACCCGGCCTTCGGGCTGGAGAGCAGCGGCATCGCCGGCACCACCTCAGACGAGCCTGAGCGGATAG AGGAGAGCGGCTCGGAGGAGGCGCGGGCGGAGGCGCAGCCGGcggaggagaagaaggagcgAAGGTGAGGGCTGTCCGGggaggggacaccgggggggCCGCTGGGGCCGGGACTCGAGCCGGCGGACCCCCCCCAGGAGCCCCGGGATGGTGTCACCGAGGACGAGGCGAAGGAGAAACCCGGGGAGGCCCccaagaaggaggaggagaagggaaaggagccGGAGGGCGAGAAGGAGCCCGACAAGGGTGATGGCGATGGAGTGG gggagctggagaaggagaaggaggcgAAGGAGGCAGCGGACGAGGCGCCCAAGGAGCCGCCAGAGCCCGAGGCTGAGCGCAAGGCCAAGGTGGAGCGGGACATCGGCGAGGGGAACCTCTCcacggccgccgccgccgcgctggCCGCCGCCGCCGTCAAGGCCAAG CACTTGGCGGCCGTGGAGGAGCGGAAGATCAAGTCACTGGTG GCTCTGCTGGTGGAGACGCAGATGAAGAAGCTGGAGATCAAACTGCGGCACTTTGAGGAGCTGGAGACCATCATGGACCGGGAGCGCGAGCGGTGA